A portion of the Acidisarcina polymorpha genome contains these proteins:
- a CDS encoding S10 family peptidase, with product MKFPQIANRASRVLLLASALPLLFPAFSVIEAQAAKDSAAAPDKGTDKGADKAADKTADKLPPLPADAHTQQSAVIDGKTLRYTVTVGSLPVRDKEGKISGEVVFTAYTVEGENRPVTFAFNGGPGASSVFLNFGAIGPKHLLVGNEGDSPSDPATLSDNPGSWLDFTDLVFIDPIGTGFSRSTVPEAESKKQFFSTTPDIEYLSRAVYDWLLKNNRMASKKYLVGESYGGFRGPRITHYLQSQLGVAMNGVVLVSPYLNPTLEDNGDLSPIPWMVTLPSITAAHLEREKQLTPEAMNQVISYTRGEYATDLLKGHSDPEATPRVVKRVTEMTGLNPEFVKRSGGRLETGAYLREAFRDQGKIGSVYDSNVTAFDPFPYSPDQKSNDPILESIIAPTTTAMVDFVTRVVGWKVDARYNALSYEVNRLWDGGDDLRKGSVEDLRESVSADPKLLVLIVHGWNDLSCPFMGSVLTVDQMPIMGDLTRVAVKEYPGGHMFYTRPSSRDALRRDVMEMYAKH from the coding sequence ATGAAATTCCCTCAGATTGCCAATCGTGCAAGTCGTGTGCTGTTGCTTGCGTCCGCCCTCCCTTTGCTGTTCCCCGCCTTTTCCGTGATAGAAGCTCAGGCTGCAAAAGATTCGGCAGCAGCGCCAGACAAAGGTACCGACAAGGGTGCGGACAAGGCCGCCGACAAGACGGCCGACAAACTGCCGCCGCTGCCCGCGGATGCGCATACGCAGCAAAGCGCGGTGATCGACGGCAAAACTCTGCGATACACGGTCACGGTGGGCTCGCTTCCAGTGCGAGACAAAGAGGGCAAGATCAGCGGGGAGGTGGTTTTCACTGCTTACACGGTTGAGGGAGAGAATCGTCCGGTCACCTTCGCCTTTAATGGTGGACCTGGAGCGTCGTCGGTTTTTCTCAATTTTGGCGCGATCGGGCCCAAGCATCTGCTGGTCGGCAATGAAGGAGATAGTCCTTCCGATCCGGCAACGCTGTCTGATAATCCGGGGAGCTGGCTCGACTTCACCGACCTGGTGTTCATCGATCCGATCGGCACTGGTTTCAGCCGGTCGACGGTCCCCGAGGCGGAGAGCAAGAAGCAGTTCTTCAGCACGACGCCGGACATTGAGTATCTATCCCGAGCGGTCTACGACTGGCTGCTGAAGAACAATCGCATGGCTTCCAAAAAGTACCTGGTGGGGGAGAGTTACGGCGGTTTTCGTGGGCCGCGGATAACCCACTACCTCCAATCGCAGTTGGGAGTCGCGATGAATGGCGTCGTGCTGGTCTCCCCTTACCTGAACCCAACGCTCGAAGACAACGGCGATCTTTCCCCCATTCCGTGGATGGTGACGCTGCCCTCGATCACCGCTGCGCATCTGGAACGCGAGAAGCAGCTGACGCCGGAGGCGATGAATCAGGTAATCTCCTATACGCGGGGAGAGTATGCGACCGACCTGCTGAAAGGGCATTCCGACCCGGAGGCGACGCCCCGAGTAGTCAAACGGGTCACGGAGATGACCGGGCTGAACCCGGAATTCGTGAAGCGCTCCGGCGGCCGCCTAGAGACTGGCGCTTATCTTCGCGAAGCTTTCCGGGACCAGGGCAAGATTGGATCCGTTTACGACTCGAACGTAACCGCGTTCGATCCCTTTCCTTATTCGCCCGACCAGAAGTCGAATGATCCGATCCTCGAAAGCATTATTGCGCCGACCACTACGGCAATGGTTGACTTCGTGACCCGGGTGGTCGGCTGGAAAGTGGACGCCCGGTATAACGCGCTGTCCTATGAAGTGAACCGGTTGTGGGACGGAGGAGACGACCTCCGCAAGGGTTCGGTCGAGGATCTGCGCGAGTCGGTATCGGCCGATCCCAAGCTGCTAGTGCTGATCGTGCATGGATGGAACGATCTTTCGTGCCCGTTTATGGGATCGGTGCTCACCGTAGACCAGATGCCGATCATGGGTGATTTGACCCGGGTCGCGGTCAAGGAATATCCGGGCGGCCACATGTTTTACACCCGGCCATCGAGCCGCGATGCCCTTCGTAGGGACGTGATGGAGATGTACGCGAAGCACTAG
- a CDS encoding VOC family protein, producing the protein MIQSFRSTTLILSLWMLPLLGTAQSSASPSSPPHASRRQGSHAPATRPAITGVSHLAVYATDPIKTADFYQRIVGCEKTSDFEDHPGVRYTFNSAQYVEVLPLPASAGEDRLDHIAFRTANVEALRLYLQGHGVPVPDRINIGQDANKTKWLEVKDFEGNRVQFVEDAKAAAGQPAAPDTKLVGHHIIHIGMAIRNRAEADSFYRDVLGFKLYWHGGVDPDQTDWVSMQVPDGTDWLEYMLTSGPSGSGIPYRISQKALGVLNHLSVGVPNMAAAVATLKSENRVGPRGNGPQIGRDGKWQFNDFDPDNTRLEYMEFTPVREPCCAPFTGPHPAEGN; encoded by the coding sequence ATGATTCAATCGTTCCGCTCCACCACTCTCATCCTCTCTCTGTGGATGCTGCCGCTCCTCGGCACGGCGCAGAGTTCCGCGTCCCCTTCATCGCCCCCCCATGCCTCCCGCCGGCAGGGCTCCCATGCGCCTGCAACCCGGCCGGCCATCACCGGCGTCTCCCACCTGGCGGTCTACGCCACCGATCCCATTAAGACCGCGGATTTCTATCAGCGCATCGTCGGTTGCGAAAAGACCTCGGACTTTGAAGATCATCCCGGAGTACGCTACACCTTCAACTCAGCCCAATATGTCGAGGTCTTGCCACTCCCAGCCTCTGCCGGTGAGGATCGCCTCGACCACATCGCTTTCCGCACCGCCAATGTCGAGGCGCTCCGGCTCTACCTGCAAGGCCATGGGGTACCGGTTCCGGACCGGATCAACATCGGCCAGGACGCCAACAAGACCAAGTGGCTCGAGGTCAAGGATTTCGAGGGGAACCGCGTTCAGTTCGTCGAAGATGCCAAAGCGGCGGCGGGTCAGCCGGCAGCGCCTGATACGAAACTCGTCGGCCACCACATCATTCACATTGGGATGGCGATTCGCAATCGAGCCGAGGCCGACAGCTTCTACCGGGACGTCCTCGGCTTCAAGCTTTATTGGCATGGCGGGGTAGATCCAGACCAGACTGACTGGGTCTCAATGCAGGTCCCGGACGGCACTGACTGGCTTGAATATATGCTGACCAGTGGCCCTTCAGGATCCGGAATTCCATACCGCATCAGCCAGAAAGCGCTTGGTGTGCTGAACCATCTCTCGGTAGGCGTCCCGAACATGGCGGCTGCGGTTGCGACCTTGAAAAGCGAGAACCGCGTCGGCCCTCGTGGCAATGGTCCGCAGATTGGAAGAGACGGCAAGTGGCAATTCAACGACTTCGATCCGGACAACACCCGCCTGGAATACATGGAGTTCACCCCGGTGAGGGAGCCCTGCTGCGCGCCGTTCACCGGACCGCATCCAGCAGAAGGGAACTAG
- a CDS encoding carbohydrate porin has product MATYDRFGLGLLQLRTAMPGRVAAALLLIAIASSYAWPQESQQKPGQSQGAAPVRPAKLAEQAAEQTAYVQELDSDALALGKIPPDPLFATDPLRPILKPIDRTARQFVPSGRMAFSATYTFLNQYATLTPNGVRHDQTSGRLDFSGTWVAYDHESSSGSFSLLVRSGTNIGISQQFDLSDRLGSGLFLNCLQGGGPQRPIMVNILYYRQDVLARRLSFYVGKIHPNEYVSLSMYNNDERSQFLNGENDGNLAIASDGTYAGGGAVEFQATHHLYFHALAVDTEGSAQANLKTLADRKYLEALETGWFAGTPGKNYQNYRFIVWRDDTANLGSGYGGGFAFEHESLNGWAPFGRFGFASDTGTSIKQTNSLGVVNTHPFRRRGDLFGASFNYTEPNHPGKRHESLFESFYRLRLTSSIEAGPDVEVSIHPTYAAKPYATTLIGTRMKIIF; this is encoded by the coding sequence ATGGCCACGTATGATCGGTTCGGGTTGGGTCTGCTTCAACTTCGGACAGCTATGCCTGGACGCGTAGCTGCCGCACTCCTGCTGATCGCAATAGCAAGTTCGTACGCCTGGCCACAGGAGAGCCAGCAAAAGCCTGGACAATCCCAAGGCGCCGCGCCGGTGCGCCCGGCGAAACTCGCAGAGCAAGCCGCAGAGCAAACGGCTTATGTGCAGGAACTCGACTCCGATGCCTTAGCCCTGGGGAAGATTCCTCCTGATCCACTCTTTGCTACAGACCCGCTGCGCCCGATCCTCAAACCGATCGATCGAACTGCCCGCCAATTCGTTCCTTCCGGCCGTATGGCATTCAGTGCGACCTATACCTTCCTCAATCAATACGCCACCCTGACGCCCAATGGAGTTCGACACGACCAGACCAGCGGTCGGCTCGATTTTTCCGGAACTTGGGTAGCCTACGATCACGAAAGTTCGTCCGGATCGTTCAGCCTGCTGGTTCGCTCCGGTACGAACATCGGCATCAGCCAGCAATTCGATCTCAGCGACCGGCTCGGCTCCGGGCTTTTTCTCAACTGCTTGCAAGGGGGCGGTCCGCAGCGCCCCATCATGGTAAATATTTTGTACTACCGGCAGGATGTTCTTGCCAGGCGGCTGTCGTTCTATGTAGGCAAAATCCATCCCAACGAATACGTCAGCTTAAGCATGTACAACAATGACGAACGCAGCCAGTTTCTCAACGGAGAAAATGACGGTAACCTGGCCATCGCTTCTGATGGAACTTATGCCGGAGGGGGAGCGGTCGAATTCCAGGCCACTCATCATCTTTATTTTCACGCTCTGGCCGTTGACACCGAAGGCTCCGCGCAGGCGAATCTAAAGACCTTAGCCGATCGAAAATACCTGGAGGCGCTTGAAACCGGCTGGTTTGCCGGTACGCCCGGCAAGAATTACCAGAACTACCGGTTCATCGTGTGGCGGGATGACACTGCTAATCTCGGTAGCGGCTACGGAGGAGGCTTTGCCTTCGAACATGAATCCCTGAATGGATGGGCGCCCTTTGGCCGTTTCGGCTTCGCCAGCGACACCGGAACCAGCATCAAGCAGACCAACTCCCTCGGAGTTGTCAACACGCATCCATTCCGCCGTCGCGGCGATCTGTTTGGAGCGTCGTTCAACTACACCGAGCCAAACCATCCCGGCAAGCGCCATGAAAGCCTCTTCGAATCCTTCTACCGGCTGCGACTTACCAGCAGCATCGAAGCAGGCCCGGACGTCGAAGTCTCGATCCATCCAACCTATGCCGCCAAGCCCTATGCCACGACCCTGATCGGCACTCGCATGAAAATCATCTTCTAG
- the typA gene encoding translational GTPase TypA: protein MSTTIRNIAIIAHVDHGKTTLVDAMLKQAGTYRANEAITERVMDSNELERERGITILAKNTAVYYHDSKINIVDTPGHADFGGEVERALKMVDGVVLLVDASEGPLPQTRYVLNKALEAKLTPILVINKIDRPDARPQEVLNEVYDLFIDLDAGEDQLDFPVVYTNGKLGTATMDLKVPGVDLQPLFETIVSTIPAATGDAEGALQILVTNLDYSDYLGRLAIARVFSGTLNFGQEVAISKRDGSLQKAKITKLFSFSGLKRTDIEKTEIGDIVAVAGVEGITIGETITNLENPAPLPLIVIDEPTIAMQMSVNNSPLAGREGQYVTSRNIRERLEKELLTNVSIRVEDTGSPDSFKVLGRGELQLAILIEVMRREGFEMMVGRPEIVTKEVDGKLMEPVEHLTIDVPDNFVGVVIEKLGPRKGEMVKMHNHGYGRVRLEFRVPSRGLIGLRSEMLTETRGTIVMNTIFDGYIPHQGDIPQRPTGALISDRAGQTTTYALNGLQERGTLLLGPTVEVYEGMIVGEHNRDNDLDVNVVREKKLTNMRASSADEAIRLVPFKAFNLEQAIEFIAEDELVEVTPKSLRLRKKVLQANRRPRRQTSQ from the coding sequence GTGAGTACGACTATCCGCAATATAGCCATTATCGCCCACGTAGATCATGGCAAGACAACGCTCGTAGACGCGATGCTCAAGCAGGCCGGGACCTACCGCGCCAATGAGGCGATCACCGAGCGCGTCATGGACTCGAATGAGTTGGAGCGGGAGCGCGGCATCACCATTCTCGCCAAGAACACCGCGGTCTATTACCACGACTCGAAGATCAACATCGTCGACACTCCCGGACACGCCGATTTCGGTGGCGAAGTCGAGCGTGCGCTGAAGATGGTGGATGGCGTGGTGCTGCTGGTCGATGCTTCGGAAGGGCCGCTGCCTCAGACCCGCTACGTGCTGAATAAGGCGCTCGAAGCAAAGCTGACGCCGATCCTGGTCATCAACAAGATCGACCGTCCCGATGCCCGGCCGCAGGAAGTTTTGAATGAGGTCTACGACCTCTTCATCGATCTCGACGCCGGCGAAGACCAGCTTGATTTCCCGGTGGTCTACACCAACGGGAAGCTGGGGACGGCGACTATGGACCTGAAAGTTCCCGGAGTGGACCTCCAACCGCTCTTTGAGACGATTGTGAGCACGATTCCAGCGGCGACTGGCGACGCCGAGGGGGCGCTTCAGATTCTGGTGACGAACCTCGACTACTCCGATTATCTTGGCCGGCTTGCCATTGCGCGGGTCTTCAGCGGAACGTTGAACTTCGGCCAGGAAGTAGCGATCTCCAAGCGGGATGGTTCGCTGCAAAAGGCGAAGATCACGAAGCTGTTCAGCTTCAGTGGTTTGAAACGCACCGACATCGAGAAGACCGAGATAGGCGACATTGTCGCCGTGGCCGGTGTCGAGGGCATCACCATCGGGGAGACAATTACCAATCTCGAAAACCCGGCGCCGTTGCCGCTGATCGTCATCGATGAACCAACGATCGCCATGCAGATGTCGGTGAACAACTCTCCGCTGGCAGGTCGGGAGGGGCAGTATGTCACTTCCCGTAATATTCGCGAGCGGCTAGAGAAAGAGCTGCTCACCAATGTTTCGATTCGCGTGGAAGATACGGGAAGCCCGGACAGCTTCAAGGTGCTCGGGCGTGGTGAGCTGCAGCTTGCGATTCTGATCGAAGTCATGCGTCGAGAGGGCTTCGAGATGATGGTCGGTCGACCCGAGATTGTCACCAAAGAGGTTGACGGGAAGCTCATGGAGCCGGTCGAACACCTCACCATCGACGTACCGGACAACTTTGTCGGCGTAGTCATCGAGAAGCTCGGGCCGCGCAAGGGTGAGATGGTCAAGATGCATAACCATGGGTATGGCCGGGTCCGGCTGGAGTTTCGTGTGCCCAGCCGCGGGCTGATCGGACTGCGCAGCGAGATGCTGACGGAGACTCGTGGAACGATCGTGATGAACACGATATTCGATGGCTATATCCCGCATCAGGGAGACATTCCTCAGCGTCCTACAGGCGCGCTGATCTCGGACCGGGCGGGACAAACGACAACGTACGCATTGAATGGGTTGCAAGAACGGGGAACGCTGCTGCTGGGGCCGACGGTTGAGGTCTATGAGGGCATGATCGTTGGAGAGCACAATCGCGACAATGATCTCGATGTGAATGTCGTCCGCGAGAAGAAGCTTACCAACATGCGCGCTTCGAGCGCCGATGAAGCGATCCGCCTGGTGCCGTTCAAGGCGTTCAATCTGGAGCAGGCAATTGAATTCATCGCTGAAGATGAACTGGTTGAAGTAACGCCGAAGTCGCTGCGGCTGCGCAAGAAGGTACTGCAGGCCAACCGTCGGCCGCGGCGCCAGACTTCGCAGTAA
- a CDS encoding efflux RND transporter periplasmic adaptor subunit has product MRNRRLIPITVCCLVVIAIGIAFMRHRRSDETPDADGSRPAPAVSVATAEVGRIANELTVAGVFQPFQEIDVHGKVSGYIRHIYVDIGDRVRQGQTLAVLEVPELQAEVAGAQAGVTQTEQNITRLKNEVSREEAGYAAVHANYVRLKQAFDLQPGLVAAQELDDARAKDLAAAAQVDAAKSAVAAAQGQLGVSRAENLRVSSMEQYATITAPYSGVVTMRYADTGALIPAGTAEGLNQAVVRLAQSDVLRLRMPVPERDVPMVHEGSTVMVHVQATGQSFSGTVVRFTRDVSNSTRTMLTEVDVKNPSLTLTPGMYADVTFNLEEKDNALIVPASAIIQGDQPSVMLVDSGNHVQKRPVVLGIASANAQEITSGLQSGDRVIIGGLSTLQIGEAVKPQPAPSDLANYQKGAQ; this is encoded by the coding sequence ATGCGCAATAGGCGCTTGATACCTATCACCGTCTGTTGTCTTGTCGTGATTGCCATTGGGATTGCTTTCATGCGCCACCGGCGCTCTGACGAAACCCCCGATGCGGATGGTTCGCGTCCGGCACCCGCGGTGTCGGTAGCGACGGCGGAGGTGGGACGGATTGCGAACGAACTCACTGTCGCAGGCGTGTTTCAGCCGTTCCAGGAGATCGACGTTCACGGGAAGGTCTCCGGTTATATCCGTCACATCTACGTCGATATTGGTGATCGAGTCCGCCAGGGTCAGACTCTAGCTGTGCTTGAGGTTCCTGAGTTGCAGGCAGAGGTGGCCGGCGCCCAAGCCGGCGTTACTCAGACAGAGCAGAACATCACACGCCTAAAGAATGAGGTCTCGCGGGAGGAGGCCGGCTACGCCGCTGTTCACGCGAACTATGTGAGGCTTAAACAGGCCTTCGATCTACAACCAGGTCTGGTAGCAGCGCAGGAGCTAGACGACGCCCGCGCCAAAGATCTGGCGGCAGCGGCCCAGGTAGACGCGGCTAAGTCCGCAGTTGCTGCAGCGCAAGGGCAACTTGGCGTTTCTCGTGCCGAAAACCTCCGCGTTTCCAGCATGGAGCAGTACGCAACAATCACCGCCCCTTACAGCGGTGTCGTCACCATGCGCTACGCGGATACCGGCGCGCTAATTCCGGCTGGCACTGCTGAAGGTTTGAATCAGGCCGTGGTAAGACTGGCCCAAAGCGACGTGCTTCGCCTGCGGATGCCGGTGCCGGAAAGGGACGTTCCGATGGTTCACGAGGGTTCGACGGTGATGGTGCATGTGCAAGCAACTGGTCAATCATTTTCCGGCACTGTGGTCCGGTTCACCCGCGACGTATCGAATTCAACGCGCACCATGTTGACGGAGGTTGACGTCAAGAACCCAAGCCTGACCTTGACTCCGGGCATGTATGCGGATGTGACGTTCAATCTGGAGGAAAAGGACAACGCGCTGATCGTTCCGGCCAGCGCCATCATTCAAGGCGACCAACCTTCGGTGATGCTTGTAGACAGTGGCAACCATGTTCAAAAGCGCCCAGTCGTCCTTGGAATTGCCAGCGCTAACGCCCAGGAGATCACTTCGGGACTTCAGTCAGGAGACCGGGTCATCATCGGTGGGCTCTCTACGCTTCAGATTGGCGAAGCGGTAAAGCCTCAGCCCGCCCCCAGCGATCTTGCCAACTACCAGAAGGGCGCCCAGTAG
- a CDS encoding response regulator transcription factor, whose translation MIAQRSLTLSTASPRQRILIVEDDKKMARSLREGFDERGYDVQVASSGEEGFFVVFSFRPDLLVLDLNLPGRGGLEVLRQLREQALDLRILVLTSHNELEERVQGLREGADDYLGKPFAFSELMARVEALLRRGQPTAPSHSLAVADLILDLTLRRAQRSGISLALTDQEFDLLLYLVENRNRAVSREMLARDVWHETSRFTPIDNVIDVQMARLRRKVDEPFETKLLYTVRGVGFSLREPRP comes from the coding sequence ATGATTGCTCAAAGGAGTCTCACTTTGTCTACTGCTTCCCCTCGTCAGCGAATCCTTATTGTCGAGGATGACAAGAAGATGGCTAGATCCCTACGTGAAGGGTTTGATGAGCGTGGATACGACGTGCAAGTGGCTTCCAGCGGAGAAGAGGGATTCTTTGTTGTCTTCAGTTTTCGTCCCGACTTGCTCGTCCTCGATCTCAACCTGCCGGGACGCGGCGGCCTGGAAGTTCTTAGACAGCTTAGAGAGCAGGCGCTTGATCTGAGAATTTTGGTACTCACCTCTCACAACGAATTGGAAGAGCGTGTGCAAGGATTGCGTGAAGGAGCCGACGACTATCTCGGGAAGCCGTTTGCATTCTCTGAATTGATGGCACGTGTCGAGGCATTGCTTCGCAGAGGTCAGCCCACTGCGCCTTCGCACTCTTTAGCCGTGGCTGACCTGATCCTCGATCTGACACTACGCCGCGCGCAACGGTCGGGAATCAGTCTGGCTCTCACGGACCAGGAGTTCGACCTCCTCCTCTATCTGGTCGAGAATCGCAATCGAGCGGTGTCCCGCGAGATGCTGGCGCGTGATGTATGGCATGAGACTTCCCGCTTTACACCGATCGACAATGTGATTGATGTCCAGATGGCCAGACTGCGCCGGAAGGTCGATGAGCCCTTTGAAACCAAACTCCTCTATACGGTTCGTGGCGTTGGATTCAGTCTCCGGGAGCCACGCCCATGA
- a CDS encoding ATP-binding protein, with protein sequence MKRPSSRSIRARLTLWYVAVLALILAVYLGVVFFFQLALLERQMYHDAVQDVETVEALFFFDPSGQLQLQQNYFVHPQNRLLVDRLVEVQNLSGQVLYRSSTLKNLPLDGAQFPSEGTNSFNERTTKLADGSRVFLVSHVHPVEGHPLLIRLGYRLSSLESRMLQFTFVLLLGLPIALIAAAFAGYGIARKALSPLDEMTERAESITSKNLHERLTVENPDDELGRMARVFNHLLGRLERAFAELQRFTADAAHELRTPLASVRTTGELALERNPGADEFRETVSSMLEETIRLNQTIDGLLILARTEARQVGETEELVSLPELVHEILKLLEVVIEERRVSVSEDHDGHPEVPVCADRSFVRAAILNVLHNAIKFSPPGSRLQIAYSSATLESKPAERVCIADSGPGIQAGEHERIFDRFFTSRNPDTQLSSGSGLGLSIAKLAIDRCGGRIFFDKAATEGARCCIDLPVGQCPPEKK encoded by the coding sequence ATGAAACGGCCCTCGTCTAGGAGTATTCGGGCGCGCCTGACATTGTGGTACGTCGCTGTCCTGGCGCTCATTCTGGCGGTATACCTAGGCGTAGTTTTCTTTTTTCAACTTGCGCTTCTTGAACGGCAGATGTATCACGACGCCGTGCAGGATGTCGAAACGGTAGAAGCCTTGTTCTTCTTCGACCCATCAGGCCAATTGCAGCTTCAACAAAATTACTTTGTCCACCCGCAGAATCGTCTGCTTGTCGATCGGTTGGTGGAGGTGCAGAATCTCTCCGGGCAAGTGCTCTATCGCAGCTCCACTTTGAAAAATCTCCCACTCGATGGAGCCCAATTTCCCAGCGAAGGAACGAACTCCTTCAATGAGCGCACAACAAAGCTTGCGGATGGATCGCGCGTATTTCTGGTAAGCCACGTTCACCCAGTTGAAGGCCATCCGCTGCTGATCCGCCTCGGATATCGTCTCAGCTCTCTCGAAAGCCGGATGCTTCAGTTCACTTTCGTTCTGCTGCTCGGCCTGCCCATCGCATTGATAGCAGCAGCTTTTGCCGGATACGGAATTGCGCGAAAGGCGCTCAGTCCGCTGGATGAAATGACAGAGAGGGCGGAGAGCATAACCTCAAAGAACCTGCATGAACGTCTTACCGTCGAAAATCCGGATGATGAACTCGGGCGCATGGCTCGCGTGTTCAACCATCTGCTGGGTCGTCTTGAGAGGGCCTTTGCCGAGTTGCAGCGGTTTACTGCGGATGCCGCGCACGAACTTCGGACGCCCTTAGCGTCTGTTCGAACCACCGGGGAGTTGGCTCTTGAACGCAATCCGGGAGCCGACGAGTTTCGCGAGACGGTCAGCAGCATGCTTGAGGAGACGATACGGCTCAATCAAACCATAGACGGTCTTCTAATTCTGGCCCGAACAGAAGCTCGACAGGTAGGTGAAACGGAAGAGCTGGTTTCCCTTCCTGAACTGGTTCACGAGATTTTAAAGCTGCTTGAGGTGGTCATCGAAGAACGTCGCGTATCTGTGTCGGAGGATCACGACGGCCATCCTGAGGTTCCAGTGTGTGCCGACCGCAGCTTTGTAAGGGCAGCGATCCTGAATGTACTTCACAATGCCATCAAGTTCAGTCCGCCAGGATCACGTCTTCAGATTGCCTACTCAAGCGCGACGCTCGAATCCAAGCCTGCCGAGCGGGTGTGCATTGCGGACTCAGGACCTGGAATACAGGCGGGCGAGCATGAACGTATCTTCGACCGCTTCTTCACCAGTCGGAACCCGGACACTCAACTCAGCAGTGGCTCAGGGTTGGGGTTGTCCATCGCGAAACTCGCGATTGACCGGTGCGGCGGTCGCATCTTCTTCGATAAAGCTGCCACCGAGGGCGCGCGCTGTTGCATTGATCTTCCTGTGGGTCAATGTCCACCAGAAAAGAAGTGA
- a CDS encoding TIGR00730 family Rossman fold protein yields MASTSREESPISAVPAPDPLGRAPLAYENAPFLNSPDARIIRILSEYSEPLARFRRERIQDTVVFFGSARFRALDEAHKQLELLANTGSLQAAPIEEQPASDADIDEGDTSELRLRRAEAAVEMSRYYEDARRLAFLLTQWSRGIKSRRHRFVVTSGGGPGIMEAANRGAYEAGGKTIGLNIRLPFEQSPNPYVTPSLNFEFHYFFMRKYWFAYMSKALVVFPGGFGTIDEMFELLTLGQTHKLNKKMTLLIYGSSYWKEVLNLDVLVDKGAISPSDRDLLQMVDTPEEAFEMLKAGLTRNHLEPEAERRARGSDEEEQLPGPEIAQTF; encoded by the coding sequence ATGGCGTCCACCTCTCGTGAGGAGTCTCCGATCTCTGCAGTGCCGGCGCCGGATCCTTTGGGACGAGCGCCGCTGGCCTATGAAAATGCTCCATTCCTGAATAGCCCCGACGCCAGGATTATTCGAATTCTTTCGGAGTATTCCGAACCGCTGGCGCGGTTTCGCCGGGAGCGTATTCAGGACACTGTCGTCTTCTTCGGTTCGGCCCGGTTCCGCGCCCTGGACGAAGCGCACAAGCAATTAGAGCTTCTAGCGAATACTGGGTCGCTGCAGGCGGCGCCGATCGAAGAGCAGCCAGCCAGCGACGCCGATATCGATGAGGGAGACACGAGCGAACTTCGCCTGCGACGGGCAGAAGCTGCGGTCGAGATGTCCCGCTATTATGAGGACGCCCGCCGGCTGGCATTTCTGCTGACGCAATGGAGCCGCGGAATCAAATCTCGCCGCCACCGCTTCGTCGTGACATCAGGTGGCGGTCCAGGCATCATGGAGGCGGCCAATCGTGGCGCTTACGAGGCGGGCGGCAAGACCATTGGCTTGAACATCCGGCTTCCCTTCGAACAAAGCCCGAACCCCTACGTGACCCCGTCGTTGAACTTTGAGTTTCATTACTTCTTCATGCGGAAGTATTGGTTTGCTTATATGTCCAAGGCTTTAGTCGTCTTTCCGGGCGGCTTTGGCACGATCGACGAGATGTTCGAGTTGTTGACCCTTGGACAGACCCACAAACTGAACAAAAAGATGACGCTGTTGATTTACGGATCGTCTTATTGGAAAGAGGTACTAAACCTCGACGTTCTGGTCGATAAGGGCGCGATCTCGCCGAGCGATCGCGATCTTTTGCAGATGGTGGATACTCCCGAAGAAGCTTTTGAGATGTTAAAGGCTGGTCTGACTCGAAACCACCTGGAGCCGGAGGCGGAGCGTCGCGCCAGAGGCAGCGACGAGGAAGAGCAGTTGCCCGGACCGGAGATTGCGCAGACGTTCTAG